CATGAAGGTATTCGCTACTGGAATATTCAACTGGGCGGCAAATTCCGTCACTGCTTCACTAGCATTTGCTCGGATAGCTCCGTTCCCCACCATAATTAACGGATTCGCTGCCTGAGAGATCGCTGCTGCTGCCTCAGTAATACTTTGGAAGGCTGCATAGGTTTTTTCTAATCTGTCTTTGTTCAGCGGACTGCCAACAGCTGACATGGCGGCAATATTTTCGGGCAAATCGATGTGAACCGCGCCTGGTTTTTCACTTTGCGACAGCTTAAACGCCTTACGGACAATTTCCGGAGTATTGCTAGGTCGAACAATCTGAGTACTCCACTTCGTCACTGGCGCAAACATCGCCACCAGATCCAAATACTGATGGGATTCAATATGCATTTGATCGGTTCCCACCTGTCCCGTAATTGCCACTAAGGGAGCGCCGTCTAGGTTAGCATCCGCCACCCCAGTCATCAAGTTAGTCGCACCCGGTCCCAATGTGGAAAGGCATACCCCTGCTTTTCCAGTCAAGCGTCCATAAACGTCAGCCATGAAAGCTGCGCCCTGCTCATGCCGTGTGGTAATAAATTGAATCGAAGAATGCTTGAGCGCTTCTAGAACGTGCAAGTTTTCTTCCCCTGGTAGACCAAAGACGTATCGTACGCCTTCATTTTCCAAACAACGTACCAACAGTTCCGCCGTATTCATTTACTTCTCTCCTTTAGAAGGGCTGGGGATTAAGATTTTACTAACCCCTAACCCCTAACCCCTAACCCCTACTTCACCCACACTGTTTTAACATTGACAAACTCATGGATGCCTTGGATGCTCAGTTCTCTTCCATATCCAGACCGCTTGACTCCGCCAAAGGGGAGGCGCGGATCAGATTTGACCATACCGTTGATAAATACAGCACCCGCTTCTAGTTCTGAAACAAAGCGATCGCGTTCCTGTTCGTCTGTTGTCCAGGCACTTGCTCCTAATCCAAAGGGTGTAGCATTCGCTAGCTTAATCGCTGCATCAATATCTGTTACCCGGAATAACAGCGCTACTGGGCCAAAAAATTCTTCTTCATCCCCTGGAGTGCCAGGTGGGATATCAGTCAAGATTGTCGGGGGATAAAAATTTCCTGGACGATCTGAGATTGGCTGTCCACCAGCTAGAACTTTTGCCCCACTCTTAACGGTCTCTTTAACTTGATAGTCTAGATCCTGAAGAATGTTGGGGGTTGCAAGTGGTCCCAAATCAGTATCGGGAAGCATTGGATCGCCTACTTTTAGCACCTTAAACTTCTCTACCAATTGTTTTTCAAACCGGTCGGCGACCGCCTCCGCTACAATAAACCGTTTTGCGGCAATGCAAGATTGACCGTTATTCAGCATCCGCGCTGTCACAGCTGTTGCCACAGCTGCCTCTAGATCGGCACTTGGCATCACAATAAACGGATCGCTACCACCCAATTCCAACACAGTTTTTTTAATTTGTTTCCCCGCAGCTGCCGCTAAACTTGCCCCTGCCAGCTCACTTCCTGTCAATGTAGCAGCTTTAACTCTCTCATCTGCAACAATGGCTACAACTCGATCTGAACCTACTAATAAAGTTTGAAATACTCCAGCGGGAAAGCCTGCCTGGGTGAAAATCTCCTCAATTGCCAAAGCACACTGTGGCACATTGGAAGCGTGTTTGAGTAGCCCCACATTTCCTGCCATCAGCGCTGGAGCAGCAAAGCGGAACACTTGCCAGAAGGGGAAATTCCAGGGCATCACCGCTAGAATCGCACCTAATGGTTGGTAGCGGACAAAGCTATGGTTAGCATCTGTTGTGACTGGAACATCAGCCAGGAATTCCGCTGCGTGTTCTGCATAGTAGCGACAAACCAAAGCGCATTTTTCGATCTCTGCGATCGCACCTTTGAGCGGCTTACCCATTTCCAGGGTCATCAGCTTACCAAATTTTTCCTTTTCTCGCTCCAGAATCTCAGCAGTTGCATTCATCCATTGCGAGCGCTGCGCCATTGGTATTTGACGATATTTTTCAAAAGCTTGTTGCGAGAATTCAAGTTTAGCCGAAATCTCTGCATCTGTTAGTGGCTCAAATATCTTGAGCGTTTCCCCGGTTGCGGGATTAATGGTAGCGATCGCCATTGCTTTACCTCCGGTACCAAAACCGATTGGACTAGCTTGCCTAATCTCTAAACTTTACCTAATACACCCCAAATACTTTTATTTTCTAATAACTACCTATTGTCTATTTTCGCGCTTATATACCTTGATCTGCCGCTATCTATGTATAGATGTAATTAATACTTAAGTATTTTTACTTATTGCAACTGCTGCAAAATGATAAAGCGATTGACGAGCAGAAATATTAACTGATTTTTGCTTGTATTATTTGAGCTAAATGATGAAAAAATCCTGGCATTTATTTAGTAAATGCAGTATCGTTAAAAAAGCTTAAATTTTTAAGACGATTTGTAACGATTTGTACAACTTAGGCTCGAAAGCAGGGGTATCTTTACAATAAGTTCAAATTTGCCGCACTTTATTGTCTATTTACTTTACAATTTTTTCAGAAATGGGTTGATTTGGGCTAGAATTACAGCGATATTTAGATTGTCTGGTTATTAAATTGTACCGCTCCCGCTCTTATCCTGACACTAGAGCGCCAGCCTCGACCTAATAGATATAAGCTACGGGCCAGTCCATCGCAAGCGCCGGAAACGCCGTTTGGGGAGTGCCTCGGTCACTCTTGGGGTGAGTGCTACCTCGCCAAGTAATGACTTTCCTAATGGAGGCTAAAATTGGAACTTCTACTTCATAGTAATCAGCCACCTGAGATTACCCAGCCATTAATTTTAGCTGTTGACGATGATGAGGATAACTTACTGCTGCTTACTGAAGTACTCAAGTCACTCGAATGCTCATTCATTACTGCCACACAGGGTCAGACAGCTATAAACTTAGCTCAAGACCATCAGCCATGCTTGATTATTTTAGATGTAATGCTACCCGATTTTAGTGGCGTAGAGGTGGTGCATCAACTTAAGCATAACCCGCAAACCATGACAATTCCAGTCATTGCGGTTACAGCTTTGGCAAGAGAAGAAGACCGCGAGCACCTTCTGCTAGCAGGTTGTGATGATTACCTTAGTAAGCCGTATATGATTGATGAGCTAGAAGCTATCATCCAACGCTATCTACGTTCAACACATTCTCTTACTGCTCTTGTTTAAGGTTGCCATTTAAGCCAGGATCGTCTAGTGCAGGCACAGTGGCTAAAACAGCAACTACACTGGTACGATTCGTATCAAATGCAGAGTCGCTAAGTAGATCGATTACAGGTATCTTAACCACTTCCTCGATTAAAGCTTTCAAATGGGGTTCGAGGGCTTTATGCAGGTTCACCCTTACTTGCTTAGCTATTTCCTGACGATTACTCTTAGCCAGAAATTGCTCTAGTCGGGTAATTGAATCTTCAATAACAATTGTTAACGTTTTATCAACCAACTTGCAGGAAACTTGATGCGGTTGGTGTCCCAAATCAGTGAGGTACAGCAACGTTACACGCTGTGAAAGGTTTTGTTCTAACTGCTCAACAGCCAGTTCTGACGTTTCCTCCATAAAGTATATTTCTCAAAAAGTCGAGTATTATACATAATTTTTTAAACTTTAACAGGGGAAGAACGCGCCTTAAACACTCTAAAGGTATATATCCGTAGTACTACTGATAGGCAACAGAAATGTTATGTCTGCAGTCAAGCAAGGACTACTTTTATCAACAATTTTTTGTTTTTATGCTGAATATTTAGTTATTTAACGATTTCAGGTAAAATTCAAAGAGTTGCTTGCGCCTGCTAGCTTGTTTCGTTCTTTTACACGTATCTCTAAAGGATGGGCAACCTAGAGGAGTAATCACGAGCCAATTCATTACAAGCGCCACATCTGCCGCTTGGAGAATGCCTCGTCGTAGGAGCAACCCTTGTGGTTGCATCTGTTGTAAAGGATAGCTTCGTGCTTCTACGACTTTGCCTCAATCGATATGGATTCATTTGCTTACCCTAACACTTGTAGTCAAAATGACAGGCAGCCTCTCGTTTTAGCCGTCGATGACAATGAAGACAATTTACAGCTACTTACTCAATTGCTAGTGCTAATTGAGTGTTCATTCATTACAGCTACCAATGGTAAGACAACTCTATTGATGGCGCACGATTATCACCCAGATTTAATTTTATTGGATATGATGTTGCCAGACTTAAGCGGTATAGAAGTTGCCTGTAGCCTCAAGCAAGACTCTCAAACAATGGAGATTCCAATTGTTGCTGTCACAGCCATGGCAAGAGGAGAAGATAAAGAGCGCTTTCTATTAGCGGGTTGTGATGACTATATTACAAAGCCTTATGTAATAGATGATTTGGAAACGATTATTCGTAAATATGTTTTTTGAATAAATTATTTATTAATTATCGGATGTTAGATGTTGGGTGTTAGGTGTTAGAAACGAAGTTTGAAATTAGGAATTAATTCTAAATCAAAAATCAAAAATCCAAGACCTAAGACTGCAAGATCCAAGACCCAGCTTTCGACTTTTATGACGGATTGCGGACTCTAGGCAGATCGGCCAAGATAATAACTGTAGCAGTACGACCTGTTTCTAATTTGGCGTTGCTTAATATGTCAATTACGGCTACTCCAACTACTTCCTCAATCAATGCTTTTAGTTGTGGCTGAAGTGCCTCGTCCAACTCTGTTCTTACTTGTTCGGCTAATTCCTCTTGACCACTACTAACTAAAAGTTGCTCTGGTTGGGTAATAGAATCCTCTAAAACAATGGCAATTTTTTCATCAAAAAGTTGACACACTACTCGGCTTGGTTGATGTTCTAGTTGAGTGCGATACAGAGTTTGAATCCGCTGCGATAGGGTTCGTTCTATTTGCCCACGCGTAGGAAAAGATGCGTCCATAACTAATGAAATTCAGCACAAAGAATCTATCTATTGATAGATGATAAATCATCGAGGTATCATTTTGTTAAAGGGAGAAAAAATACTCCTAAAGAGAGATTTTAAGAAGAAGAACTGTAATTAAGGCTACTCTGCTGCTTGAGGATAGATAAGGATTTTATAGGTATCAGGACTAGGAGCGATCGCCTGTTCTACAGCGAGTGATAAATTTTCCAAAGGGTAGCGATCGCTAATCAATGCCTCGACATCAATGCGACGATTAAACACAATATCAACCGCGAGGCTTTGTAGGCGGTAAGACGAACTATAGCTGCCGATTAAATCGATTTCTCGCCGATAAAGGATATTGGGGTTGATCGGAATTTTCACTTCATCAGGAAACTCAGCAAAAAACAGGATTTTGCCACCCTTACGAGTACAATCAAGGGCTTGGAAGAAAGCCTTTTCACTTGGGACAGCTAAAAGAGTGGTATCAACTCCTATCCCATCGGTGAGTGCTTGTACTTTCGTGAGTAAATCGGGGTCACGCGCATCAAAGGCAGCTTCTGCTCCCACACTTAAGGCTTTTTCTATCCGGGAAGGAAGGAGGTCAGTGGCGATCGCTTTAGCACCGAAGTATTTCACCAACATCACGAACATCAAGCCAATTGGTCCAGCACCTGTGACTAGAACCTTTTGTCCAGGGGCGATCTGAGCTTTTTTAACTGCTTTGAGGCAGCAGTTAGTTGGTTCCACGAAACTAGCCTGCTCAAAACTTACTCCAGCTGGGATAGGAATTAGTCCCCCATTGCGGACAATGTGACCGGGAACTTTGACATATTCGGCAAAGCCACCACCACTGGGAGTAAACCCAGCTGTGGTAGAAATGTTTTTGTAGACATCACACATTGAGAAGTTATCGTTGAGACAGTAGCCACAGCGCATACAAGGAATGTGGTGCATTACAACCACCCGCTGTCCTACTTCCCAGCCGGTTACTTGCTCTCCCACCGCTGCAATCACCCCAGCTGTTTCATGTCCAAAGATGCGCGGTGGTTCATAGAGAGGATAACGAATTTTTTTGATATCCGACTGACACAAGCCCACCACGTGTATCTTTACCAGCACCTCGTCTGTTTCTAGGGTTGGTATCGGCAATTCTTCATAACTTAGTTGATTAACGCCTCTAAATACTTGTGCTTTCATAACTACCTCTCGATCGCCTAGCGATATTAGACTTTAGCAGGATCAGGTGCTATATGCAGGGAGTAGGGAGGATCGACAGCATAGGAAAAGAGTCTTAGGATTTAAGCTTCAGGTGGAATGCTAGGAGCCACAAACTCTGGTTGAGATAGGCACAATCAAGGAATAACAATTAATTATAAAAGCTCAGGCAATTCAAAAATGATCGGTCAAATCCTCAAGGGGCAATATCAAATTGTGCAAATTCTCAGTTGCGGCGGTTTCTGTCAGACTTACCTTGCCCAAGACCTCAGCCTCCCAGAGCAACCAACCTGCGTCATCAAACAGCTATTATTGCCTGTCAATCCCCACTCCAGTTCCCTCGCTACCCTCAGGCGCTTATTTACCAGAGAAGCCCAAGCACTAGAAAAACTGGGACACTATCCCCAAGTTCCGCAACTGTTAGCCTATTTTGAAGAAGATCAACAGTTCTACTTAGTTCAAGAATTTATTGCTGGACATCCTTTAACTGCCGAACTTCAACCGGGACAACGCTGGCAAGAAAGCCAGGTAATTGAGCTACTACAAGCAATTTTAAGCATCCTGGAAGTAGTCCACGCTCACGGATTAATCCATCGGGACATCAAACCGAGCAACCTGATGCGCCGCGAGTCAGACAACCAAATTATTCTGATTGACTTTGGTAGTGTCAAGCAAGCCTGGACGCAAGTCGTCACAACTCAAGGACAAACCAATGCTAACTTTGCTGTTGGGATTCCAGCTACACTCGCCATTGGCACCCCAGGGTATATGCCATCAGAACAAGGGCGCGGTAGACCACGACCTAACAGTGATATTTATGCTCTGGGTATGATTGGCATTCAAGCACTGACGGGGCTACATCCAACACAATTACTTGAAGACTCCGAGACTGGAGAGATTATCTGGCAACACTATGCCTATGTGAGTCCAGAATTAGCAAAGGTACTGAACCAAATGGTGCGCTACCACTTCCACGACCGCTACCAATCGGTATCTGAAGTGATGCAAGCACTGCAGCCCCTCGCTGCTGATAACGCACCAAAACGCCAGGAAGCTATACCAGTGCTGCCAGTCCAGCTTGAGCCGGATACAAGGTTAGTATTTGAGAATAATTACATGCCAGCACCTTCTGCCAAGCCAAGTGATGCTGTTCCTAGATGGATGCACAATTCGGCGTTGCTGATAGGGCTAGGAATTGGTGTAACTTCGGCATTAGTTTTGATGTTAAGCAGTTACTACTTTCTCCGTCCACCCACTGAGGTAGAGTCAGCCCCAAACTCCCCAGGAGCAGTCGCCACACCCAGCCTGGCTTTAGCTAATTTAGCACTAGCGCACACCCTGACTGGACATACAGATACAGTTTGGGCGATCGCTGTTAGCGCGGATGGACAAACTCTAGTCAGTAGCAGTGGGGACAAGACAATTAAACTTTGGGATTTAGATACTGAACAACTGCTTCATACCCTCTCCGGACATTCTGATACCGTTAGGTCAATCAGCCTCAGTGCAGATGGGCGAACCCTTGCTAGTGGCAGTGGGGACAAAACAATCAAGCTATGGGATTTACAGACAGGAAAGCTGTTTAACACAATTGCTGGTAATTCCGGTCCAGTTTGGTCTGTTGCCATCAGCAGTGATGGACAAACTCTTGTCAGTGGTGGAGAGGATGGTGCCATCAAGCTTTGGAATCTAGAGACTGGGAAATTGCGCCGTAACCTATTGGCACATTCCGGCAGAGTTTTCTCTGTTGCCCTCAGTCCTGATGGACAGACTTGTGCCACTGCTGGAATTGACAAAACGATCAGAATTTGGAATTTGCAGACTGGCAAACTGTTGCATACACTTGCGGGACATGCTGACGCTGTTAGATCTGTTATCTTTAGCCCAGATGGACAGATGCTAGCCAGTAGTAGTTGGGATAAGACGATCAAGATTTGGAATCCCGAGACAGGGGAACTGTTGCGTACACTTGAGGGGCATAGCGATCGGGTGATATCGGTTACGTTCAGCCAGAATGGACAAACTCTTGCCAGTTCAAGTACCGATCGGACAATCAAAATTTGGGATGTGCAGACAGGAAAATTACTCCGTAACCTCACTGGACATTCCGACTGGGTTATAGCCGTTACTACCAGTCCAGTGGGGCAGACTCTACTTAGTAGCAGCAAGGACAAGACGATCAAGATTTGGCAACAGCACTGAGCACCTGGCGACTGGAAGTCGCGTCTACACAGATAAAACCCGCCTGCGCGGGTTCCAAACCCTTGATTTTCTTTTAGTCCGCGGAGGCGGACTTGGCGTGTATAGCCTCAGAATTCCATTCTGAGGGCAAGGTGCTGCTGAGGAACTACAGAAGCTTCCCTTGAGCTAACTATGGCTTGACACAAGAAAGCTGCTACTTCTGCCCTGGTAGCCTTTTTATTAGGATTAAGAAGCTTGACATCAGGATAGTTGACGACAAGACGTTTTTCAGTTGCCGCTGCTATGCTCTTTTGGGCATAAACTGGAATTGCCCTGGCATCGACAAAATTAGCCTTCAAGGTTGTAGTAACTTCCCTGGTAGGAGAATAATTCAATCCACTAGCCAATGCCACCAATACTTGAGCGCGAGGAATATTTTGGTTGGGCTTGAAGCTATAACCAGGATAGCCTGATAAAAATCGCGTTTGAGTAGCTGCTGTAATCTGGTTGTAAGCCCAGTGATACGTGGGAACATCCACAAAATTAACCGGCTTACGCGTCCGCGCTGCCTTTGGGAAAGCCTGAGCAACTATCGTGGCAAACTCAGCTCGATTCATAGATAAACTGGGTCGGAAACTACCATCTGGGTAGCCGTTAATAATACCTTGTTGTGACAATCGTGTAATACATGGCTTCGCCCAATGACCTTGAACATCGTAGAATGCTGATTGAGCTAATGCTGGCGGTTGTCTTACCAAGGGTGTGACTGCACTAGCGATTATTCCCAATCCAACTAGTAAAGTAGGTATAAACTGACGTTTTTGCAAGCTAGACATTGAAAAGTGGTTACCTCAAAAAACAGATAGCTGTTGGTTCCAAAAGTTTTAATTTTATTAGGATTTTTCACGCTGGTACAAGCAAGGGATGAGCGCTTCGTTAAAAACTGGACTTTGAACAAATCTGTCCAAAGCCCAGTACTCAGGCTCAAGATCGGGATGACTAGATTAATTACTGGAATATTTTCTAGTTTAATTGTGTGCCTTAGCTTATTTATTTAGATAGGTTTTAAAGTCCTTTAGTTTCTCAAACAAAACCCATTTACCGTGGGAGCGTGGCACTCTTAGCAGATATACTGCCCATGAAGATGTTCTAGCCAGGCAGAACAGAACAGTATGAATGAACTAACAGCCGATGTCCTAGTTGTAGGAGGTGGCACCGGAGGCACAGCGGCTGCGATTCAAGCAGCGCGTCGCGGAGCTAAGACTATACTCGTGAGTGAATTTCCCTGGCTAGGCGGGATGTTGACATCAGCTGGAGTGTCTGCCCCCGATGGTAATGAATTGGTTGCCTTTCAGACTGGGCTGTGGGGTGCATTTTTACGGGAATTGCAGGATCGGCAGTTGGGAGGATTAGACAACAGCTGGGTCAGCTTTTTTAGCTTTGATCCTCGCCTTGGTGCTCAGATCTTTGCAGATTGGGTTCAAGCATTGCCGAACCTGCATTGGATTGCTGGGCGAGTAGCGATCGCTGTTTTGCGAGAAGGTGAATGTATTACTGGAGTTCGGTTTGCTGATTTGACAGTCAAAGCCAAAATTACCCTGGACGCTACAGAACTGGGAGATTTACTCGCTTTGGCTGAGGTGCCTTATCGCTGGGGCTGGGAATTGCAATCTGAGTGGGGAGAACCCAGTGCGCCAACTGCCCCTAATACACTTACAGAACAATACCCGGTACAAGCACCTACTTGGGTCGTGATTATGCAAGATTTTGGTGAACCAGTTGCCCCAGAAATCCCTGCTCCCCCAAAAGACGAACCAGCCCAGTTTGCTGGTGCTTGGGATGGTTATGGATCAGAGCAATTCTTGAATTACGGCAGGCTGCCAGGAGGTCTGTTTATGATTAACTGGCCTCAGTGCGGTAATGACTACGGCGAAGGTGCAGGGCGTTTAATTGAATCCGATGCATCGCGGCATCAGTTTCTCCAGGAAGCCCAATGGCATACCCAAAGTTTCGCCCGGTTCATCCAAACTCAATTAGGTCGTCGCTACAGCCTAGCAACTCAAATCTTCCCCTCGCCCCTCGCTGGAGGTGCTTATGCCTTACATCCCTACTATCGAGAAAGCCGCCGCTTAGTGGGACTGACTACAGTGCGGGAGCAAGATATATTGCCAGTGGCTGGGGGTCGGGTTGCACCATTACCAGTGGATGCAGCTGGGTGGGTGGGTGCGATCGCTCTGGGTAATTACGCCAACGATCACCATTATCCAGGCATCGATTTCCCTGTTCAACCAAAATCTATCCGCTGGGGAGGACGGTGGACAGGAACTCCGTTTACCATTCCCTATGGCTGCCTGGTTCCAGTCCAGACAGATGGCTTATTGGTGTGTGAAAAAAATATTTCGGTGTCTCATATTGCCAATGGTGCAACTAGATTACAACCAGTGGTTATGAGTATTGGTCAAGCAGCTGGAATGGCAGCGGCACTGTGTGCATCTAGGGATTGTCAACCCAGAGATTTACCTATGAGAGACTTGCAAGAGGCTTTATTGCAAGACCAGCAATGCCCCAGCGCTATTATCCCGTTGTTTAACTTACCCCCCAACCACCCCGACTGGCTACATTGGCAATGCTATTACCTAGACCACCCAGAGGCTTACCCTCCTAGGGGGAACTGTCCTTGTAATCCTTACCCCTCGCCCCACTCATCGAGAAGCCGCTTGCGCGTCTATGCCTCTCCCCCCTCGCCCTTCACCGGCATTTTCCACTGCCGCAACGAGCAGGATTACACTTTCACTATCACTGAACCAGCTAAACTGCGATCGCAAATTTGGTCACTTGTTACCTTACACTCGCACTTAGACCAGCAACTGCAAATATATCCGAATCACCACTCACTCAAGGTTTATGGTCGCCTGAATCATGTGGGTAATTGGTTGTTAGTGGAGCAGATTGAGAGCGCTGGCTAATCTCACCCCTTAAAAAACCAGTGCCATGCCAACGCCGATAGCACAGCGGCGATCGCACCGATCAAAGTATTCAAAAAATTCACTACTTCATTCGTCAGCCAGCTTACCTTGGCTTGCAATGTTGCACCAATCAAACTTTCTATATTGGTAGCAATAAACGCTGCGAGTATACACCAAACTACCCCTAGCAGGTCAATTAAACCTACGCCCCAACCAACTAGAGCGATCGCAGCTGAAGCCACTACCCCAGCCAGGGTTCCTTCTAGGCTGACCGCTCCTTCTGTTCCACGCGCCACAGGTTGCAAAGTTGTAATTAGAAATGTTCGCTTGCCGTAGGCTTTGCCAACTTCGCTGGCACAGGTATCAGAAAGTTTAGTGGTAAAACTTGCCACGTAGCCCAATAAAAGTAGATATGTAATTAATTCGGTATCCCTATCCAAGACAGGAACAGCCAGCGTTCCCAAAGCACACAGCGTTCCAGTCAGAGCCGAACCCCAGACATTCTCTGGTCCCCGCGCTCCAGATCTCTTCTCGGCAATTCCCTCTGCTTCTTTTTGAGCTAAGCCGATGCGTGTAGCGGCAGAGCCAACTAGAAAATAAAACAATACTACTAAATATCCCCGCCACCCCAAACTACCCCAGATTAGAACACCCAGCAACCAGCCATGGAGCAATCCAGCTGGAGTGAGGAGCTTTTTGGGAGCAATCCAGGCTACACCCAATAAAACTGTATTTAACCCAACAGCAACCAGCCAAGGGTTGAGAAAGGATGAAGGAAAGATGAAGGATGAATTTAGCGCCATTGTGGGTTTGCCAGAATATCAAAAGAGCTAATCCGCGCAAGTAGGTTTTGCTTGTATAACCTTAACTTGTGTCATCCGCCATACTTTGACCTATGAACAAAACTATATTTCATCTTGCCTTTCCCATCACTGACATCGCCCTTGCCAAAGAATACTATGTTGATGGCTTGGGCTGTGTCCCTGGTCGTGAAAACAAACATGCCCTGATTCTCAATTTGTATGGTCATCAGTTGGTTGCTCATATTACTAAACAACCTCTCACACCCCAAGCGGGGATTTACCCCAGACACTTTGGATTAATTTTTATCACCCAAAGCGATTGGGAAAACTTGCTAGAGCGATCGCTCCAACGGCAACTATTGTTTAGGGAGGAGGCTAAACTGCGATTTCCTGGTTCGCTCTTGGAACATCGCACGTTCTTTTTAGAAGATCCGTTTTATAACTTGATGGAGTTTAAGTATTACCGTCACGCTGAGGCAATTTTTGGTGATTACGATTATGCCCAAATTGGTGACACTCCAAAATAGCAGTCCTCTGTGCTTTGCATCTTAACGTCCCTAGAGGAATGCCTAAGCCAGGAAGGCGTCCCCTGACTCGACTACAGAACCGTGCATGAATTAATTGGCTGGTTTCACTTCAATTATAGAGTTGAGCTTTGTAAAGATTAGCTCCTGTGAGATCCGCTTCGTGAAGGTTAGCCCCTCTCAAGTCAGCCTTGTGGAGGTTAGCCCCTCTCAGGTTAGCTCCTCTCAGATCGGCACCGCTGAGGTTAGCTTTGCTGAGGTTAGTCCATCGGAAGTCAGCTCTTTTAAGATTAGCCTCGCCTAAGTTAGCCCCAAAGCAATAAGCTTGTATGAGGTGCGTTGCATTAAGATTAGCTTTGGTGAGTATAGCCTTGTAAAGGTAAGCCCCGCCTAATTCAGCTTTGTAAAAGTTAGCACTGCTTAGGTCAGCCTGGCTAAGTTGAGCTGCGGTTAAGTTAGCCTCGCATAGGTTAGTCTTCACTAGCTTTGCTAAATTCAGATCGGCTCCTTTAAGGCTAGCTCCTGTGAGGTCAGTCCCGAGCAAATTAGCTTCTCTAAGATCGGCATTATTGAGATTAGCCCCTATCAGGTTAGCTCCTATCAGGTTGGCGCCCCTTAGCTCAGCATTTGTAAGGTTAGCTTTGGTGAGGTCAGCCAAGCTAAGATTAGCTTCAATGAGTTCAGTTTCGATGAGCTTGGCTTTCTGGAGGTTAGCACCGCTGAGGTTAGCACCGCTCAGGTTGGCAGCAATTAGTAAGGTATTGTATAAATCAGCTTTTTGTAGGTTAGCAGTACTTAGGTTTCTCCCTCTCAGGTTCTCCTCTCGGAGGCTGGCATAGCTTAAGTCAGGTTCTATCTGTGGATTTTCTTTTCTCCAATAGGTCCACCTCACTGCACCTAACTGCAATAGGGCAAGATGCTCTGTATTTGCCATTAGCAGTTTTCCTTATTCATAACGCTTAGTAGGAGAATTTTCACGACCCACCACATTTTCAATTGCTGTCAGTACTGCTCTAGAAGCTGCCAAAATATTCCTTTCTTCTCCACCTAGATAGAGCCTTCCAAAACTGCCGACTGCCTGAACGTCAAGTATGTTAATTAAAGCAGCTTTCTCCGCCTCATTTGCAGCTAGAGCAGCATAAGCAGCAGGCTGAACTTCTAACACATAAAGTGTTTGCCCTGCTAAAATCATCTGTCCCTTACGGGTGCGATTTATTAGT
This window of the Chroococcidiopsis sp. CCMEE 29 genome carries:
- a CDS encoding pentapeptide repeat-containing protein, producing MANTEHLALLQLGAVRWTYWRKENPQIEPDLSYASLREENLRGRNLSTANLQKADLYNTLLIAANLSGANLSGANLQKAKLIETELIEANLSLADLTKANLTNAELRGANLIGANLIGANLNNADLREANLLGTDLTGASLKGADLNLAKLVKTNLCEANLTAAQLSQADLSSANFYKAELGGAYLYKAILTKANLNATHLIQAYCFGANLGEANLKRADFRWTNLSKANLSGADLRGANLRGANLHKADLRGANLHEADLTGANLYKAQLYN